One genomic segment of Aquamicrobium lusatiense includes these proteins:
- a CDS encoding COG4223 family protein, whose translation MVKTPRTRHSKSSREPVTIDLESDQVSRVEKADTDAPTPEPVPSAPEPAVKAEETVRAAAEAKPAEPPVRDHARDYSFTEKPASKTDEKPVADTAKDTAKPAETASPAKPAPQAEPPRRSGIGLLAAGIVGGVVALAGAGALQFAGVLGAPGGYASTDSSGRIAELQAQVSDLAASRGDDGSAQRIESLSTGLDQLKGELASLKSAVEASAGSSDNGEALAALSQKVGELETSVAALGEAARPEAVDLGPVNERLAALEQQVRAAGDGVEQQASRLAVLDQSLADVTGKVEEQAGQPKIALAIAASALKSALERGAPFKAELETFAAIAPEAPQLAGLRSYAEQGVATRTEIAAQVDAAADAMVAADNPVDDNAGFVQRLMSSAEKLVKVRPIGAVEGAGVPETVARLEAAVTQGDYGKALTEYEALPAPVQAAGADFAAALRARMEAEAQVDALVAETMAGGEG comes from the coding sequence ATGGTCAAGACGCCAAGAACGCGCCATTCGAAGAGCAGCCGTGAACCGGTGACAATCGATCTGGAGTCCGATCAGGTGTCGCGGGTGGAAAAGGCCGATACAGACGCGCCCACGCCAGAGCCTGTGCCTTCCGCGCCCGAACCTGCGGTGAAAGCGGAAGAAACCGTCAGAGCCGCAGCAGAGGCAAAGCCGGCGGAACCGCCGGTGCGCGACCATGCTCGGGACTACAGTTTTACGGAAAAGCCTGCGTCGAAGACAGACGAAAAACCGGTAGCAGACACCGCAAAGGATACCGCGAAGCCTGCCGAAACGGCATCTCCGGCAAAGCCGGCACCCCAGGCGGAACCGCCTCGGCGCAGCGGCATCGGCCTGCTGGCTGCCGGCATCGTTGGCGGTGTGGTGGCGCTGGCCGGTGCTGGCGCCCTGCAGTTCGCCGGGGTGCTTGGAGCTCCGGGCGGCTATGCTTCGACCGACAGCAGCGGGCGTATCGCAGAATTGCAGGCGCAGGTTTCCGATCTTGCCGCATCGCGGGGCGATGACGGATCCGCACAGCGTATCGAAAGCCTTTCCACCGGTCTCGACCAGCTGAAGGGCGAACTTGCCTCCCTGAAAAGCGCAGTGGAGGCGAGCGCAGGCAGCAGCGACAATGGCGAGGCGCTGGCAGCGCTGTCGCAGAAGGTGGGCGAACTCGAAACCTCGGTGGCCGCGCTTGGCGAGGCGGCAAGGCCGGAAGCCGTCGATCTGGGCCCCGTCAATGAGCGGCTGGCCGCGCTGGAGCAGCAGGTGCGCGCTGCCGGCGACGGTGTTGAGCAACAGGCCAGCCGTCTGGCGGTGCTGGACCAGTCGCTGGCAGACGTGACCGGTAAGGTCGAGGAGCAGGCGGGACAGCCGAAGATCGCGCTGGCGATCGCCGCTTCCGCGCTGAAATCGGCGCTGGAGCGTGGCGCCCCGTTCAAGGCCGAACTGGAGACATTTGCGGCGATCGCACCGGAAGCGCCGCAGCTTGCAGGCTTGCGCAGCTATGCCGAACAGGGCGTGGCGACGCGCACGGAGATCGCCGCGCAGGTGGATGCGGCGGCCGACGCCATGGTGGCGGCCGACAATCCGGTCGACGACAATGCCGGTTTCGTCCAGCGCCTGATGTCGAGCGCGGAAAAGCTGGTCAAGGTACGGCCCATCGGGGCCGTAGAAGGTGCCGGCGTGCCGGAGACGGTGGCGCGGCTGGAAGCGGCCGTGACTCAGGGGGACTACGGCAAGGCGCTCACCGAATATGAGGCCCTGCCGGCGCCGGTGCAGGCAGCGGGCGCGGATTTCGCCGCCGCGCTCAGGGCCCGCATGGAGGCCGAAGCGCAGGTCGATGCGCTGGTGGCGGAGACCATGGCGGGAGGCGAAGGGTAA
- a CDS encoding uroporphyrinogen-III synthase yields the protein MVLTRVLVTRPEPGATRTAARLAGLGFEPLVLPLSRTEALTIDLSTVSGDAGAVAVTSANALRHASPELIGRLSHLVCHVVGARTAEAARKAGFTRIEEGPGDAAGLARQIAAGFSGKLAYLCGRVRFSGFEERLAASGVRVEALEVYDTVAIDYDEADIHERLGGQPVDAVLLYSVTAAQAMRALMRREALRPLFAKADFFALSQRIAAGLGEESAVMVNSAPQPSEPALLALLSGRRGM from the coding sequence CTGGTTCTGACGCGGGTTCTCGTCACCCGGCCGGAACCGGGCGCCACCCGCACGGCGGCCCGGCTGGCCGGTCTGGGCTTCGAGCCGCTGGTGCTGCCCCTGTCACGCACCGAAGCGCTCACCATCGATCTTTCCACTGTTTCCGGCGATGCCGGGGCGGTGGCCGTGACCAGCGCCAATGCGCTGCGCCACGCCTCGCCGGAGCTTATCGGCAGGCTGTCGCACCTTGTCTGTCATGTCGTGGGCGCGCGCACTGCGGAGGCCGCACGCAAGGCCGGCTTTACCCGTATCGAGGAAGGTCCGGGCGATGCCGCCGGGCTCGCCCGGCAGATCGCTGCCGGGTTTTCCGGCAAGCTCGCCTATCTGTGCGGGCGTGTGCGGTTTTCGGGCTTCGAGGAACGATTGGCCGCATCCGGCGTTCGTGTCGAGGCGCTGGAGGTCTATGATACGGTGGCGATCGACTATGACGAGGCGGATATCCATGAACGGCTTGGCGGACAGCCAGTCGATGCGGTGCTGCTTTATTCGGTGACGGCGGCGCAGGCCATGCGCGCTCTGATGCGGCGGGAAGCTCTGCGCCCGCTCTTTGCGAAGGCGGATTTTTTCGCGCTTTCGCAACGTATTGCCGCCGGTCTCGGTGAAGAATCTGCGGTCATGGTGAACAGCGCTCCGCAGCCCTCGGAGCCTGCATTGCTGGCGCTTCTGTCCGGCCGCCGGGGTATGTAA
- a CDS encoding NAD(P)H-dependent glycerol-3-phosphate dehydrogenase — protein MSRNPATPRTTVLGGGAWGTALALAALHAGHAVRLWARDADMAAAIAKGENPRYLPGISFDSGIETTTDLQAALADADCVLSVTPAQSLRSVLEQVKPHMPAGIPFVLCAKGIERETGALLSSIVAEILPDNPVAILSGPSFAADVARGLPTAVVVAARDNDLAMQLAARFSAQNLRCYASDDIIGVELGGALKNVFAIAAGAVVGAELGASAQAAMVTRGFVELRRLGAAFGAQPETLMGLSGLGDLMLTCSSTQSRNFTYGLALGRGESLEGRPLAEGVPTAAIAARLAAEHAVEAPIISAVAAILQGAITVTEAVEALMTRPLKHENKI, from the coding sequence ATGAGCCGAAATCCAGCCACGCCACGAACCACCGTTCTGGGCGGCGGGGCCTGGGGCACGGCGCTGGCGCTTGCCGCCCTTCATGCCGGCCATGCCGTGCGCCTGTGGGCCCGCGATGCGGACATGGCGGCTGCGATCGCGAAAGGCGAAAACCCGCGCTACCTGCCCGGCATTTCCTTCGACTCCGGCATCGAAACGACCACCGATCTGCAGGCCGCCCTTGCCGATGCCGATTGCGTGCTTTCGGTCACGCCCGCGCAATCGCTGCGCAGCGTGCTGGAGCAGGTGAAACCGCATATGCCGGCCGGCATTCCGTTCGTTCTGTGCGCCAAGGGCATCGAGCGCGAGACCGGCGCGCTGCTGTCCTCGATCGTCGCCGAAATCCTGCCCGACAATCCGGTCGCCATCCTTTCCGGCCCGAGCTTCGCGGCGGATGTGGCGCGCGGCCTGCCGACGGCGGTGGTCGTGGCGGCCCGCGACAACGACCTCGCCATGCAGCTTGCAGCCCGCTTTTCCGCGCAGAACCTGCGCTGCTATGCCAGCGACGACATCATTGGCGTGGAACTGGGCGGTGCCCTGAAAAACGTGTTCGCCATCGCCGCCGGCGCGGTCGTCGGCGCAGAGCTTGGCGCCAGCGCGCAGGCTGCCATGGTCACCCGCGGCTTCGTGGAGTTGCGCCGTCTGGGCGCGGCCTTCGGCGCGCAGCCCGAAACGCTGATGGGCCTTTCCGGCCTCGGCGACCTGATGCTCACCTGCTCCTCCACCCAGTCCCGCAACTTCACCTACGGGCTGGCGCTGGGCCGGGGCGAATCGCTTGAAGGCCGGCCGCTGGCCGAGGGCGTGCCGACAGCCGCCATTGCCGCGCGTCTTGCCGCCGAACATGCCGTGGAAGCGCCCATCATCTCGGCCGTCGCCGCCATCCTGCAGGGCGCCATCACCGTCACGGAAGCCGTGGAAGCGCTGATGACCCGGCCGCTGAAGCACGAAAACAAAATCTAG
- the tsaD gene encoding tRNA (adenosine(37)-N6)-threonylcarbamoyltransferase complex transferase subunit TsaD — protein MRVLGIETSCDETAASVVALDDASAPPRILSNVILSQVEEHAAFGGVVPEIAARAHVEALDGIIEAALADSGVTLAEVDAVAATAGPGLVGGLIVGLMTAKAIAAAANKPLIAVNHLEGHALTARLTDGLAFPYLLLLVSGGHTQIVRVAGVGDYRRWATTIDDALGEAFDKVAKMLALPYPGGPNVEKAAANGNPSRFAFPRPMKGSAQPDFSFSGLKTAVRQAATAIAPLSDQDVADICASFQAAVADALADRVARALHRFRADYPGKAEPALVVAGGVAANRAIRETLERLCAEKGFRFVAPPHSLCTDNAAMIAWAGIERLNAGKADIDAFDFAPRSRWPLDEVSAPLIGSGRRGAKA, from the coding sequence ATACGCGTGCTTGGCATCGAAACCAGTTGCGACGAGACGGCGGCAAGCGTCGTCGCGCTCGACGATGCGTCGGCACCGCCCCGGATCCTGTCCAACGTGATCCTCAGCCAGGTGGAAGAACATGCCGCCTTCGGCGGCGTGGTGCCGGAAATCGCCGCCCGCGCCCATGTCGAGGCGCTGGACGGCATCATCGAGGCAGCGCTTGCCGATTCTGGGGTCACGCTTGCCGAAGTCGATGCCGTCGCCGCCACAGCCGGTCCCGGCCTTGTCGGTGGGCTGATCGTCGGCCTGATGACGGCCAAGGCCATTGCCGCCGCCGCGAACAAGCCGCTTATCGCCGTCAACCATCTGGAAGGCCATGCGCTCACCGCCCGCCTCACGGACGGGCTGGCGTTTCCCTATCTGCTGCTGCTGGTCTCGGGCGGGCACACCCAGATCGTGCGCGTCGCCGGCGTCGGCGACTATCGCCGCTGGGCTACGACCATCGACGACGCGCTGGGTGAAGCCTTCGACAAGGTCGCCAAGATGCTGGCCCTGCCCTATCCCGGCGGCCCCAATGTCGAGAAGGCGGCTGCGAACGGCAATCCGTCCCGCTTCGCCTTCCCGCGCCCGATGAAGGGCTCGGCCCAGCCCGATTTTTCCTTCTCCGGCCTCAAGACCGCCGTGCGGCAGGCCGCGACGGCGATTGCGCCCCTGTCCGATCAGGACGTGGCCGACATCTGCGCCTCGTTTCAGGCGGCGGTGGCCGACGCGCTGGCCGACCGCGTCGCGCGCGCCCTGCACCGTTTCCGGGCGGACTATCCCGGCAAGGCCGAACCTGCGCTGGTGGTGGCCGGCGGCGTCGCCGCCAACCGCGCCATTCGCGAAACGCTTGAGCGCCTGTGCGCCGAGAAAGGCTTTCGTTTCGTCGCCCCGCCGCACAGCCTGTGCACGGACAATGCCGCGATGATCGCATGGGCGGGCATCGAGCGGCTGAACGCCGGCAAGGCCGACATCGACGCCTTCGATTTCGCACCGCGCTCGCGCTGGCCGCTGGATGAGGTTTCCGCACCCCTGATCGGGTCCGGCAGACGCGGAGCAAAAGCATGA
- the hemC gene encoding hydroxymethylbilane synthase, with translation MQTVIRKGQSVLKIGTRASPLAMAQAHEARDRLMAAHGLGAESFEIVPITTTGDAIQDRPLSEAGGKGLFTKELEDALYDGRIDIAVHSSKDMPTLLPPGLVLSTFLPREDVRDSFISLSAPSIMDLPQGVKFGSSSLRRQALIRRMRPDIDVVMFRGNVQSRLRKLEEGIVSGTMLALAGLRRLKMEHVATDIMPVDSFPPAPGQGAISIEHRGNDAEVVRMLAPIHDEVTGQALACERAFLAALDGSCRTPIGGHAVVENGMLRFKGLIITPDGTIWHEIGAEGRVENAAAIGAKAGADVREKAGTQFFEGWF, from the coding sequence ATGCAAACCGTTATCAGGAAGGGGCAATCCGTGCTGAAGATCGGAACACGCGCCAGCCCGCTGGCCATGGCACAGGCGCATGAGGCGCGCGACCGGCTGATGGCGGCGCATGGGCTCGGTGCGGAAAGCTTCGAGATCGTGCCGATCACCACCACCGGCGATGCGATTCAGGACCGGCCCCTTTCGGAAGCCGGCGGCAAGGGCCTGTTCACCAAGGAACTGGAAGACGCGCTTTACGACGGGCGCATCGACATCGCCGTCCATTCTTCCAAGGACATGCCGACCCTGCTGCCGCCCGGTCTGGTTCTGTCCACCTTCCTGCCGCGCGAGGATGTGCGCGACAGCTTCATCAGCCTCTCCGCGCCGTCGATCATGGACCTGCCGCAGGGCGTGAAGTTCGGGTCGTCGTCGCTGCGGCGGCAGGCACTGATCCGCCGCATGCGGCCGGATATCGATGTGGTGATGTTCCGGGGCAATGTGCAGAGCCGGCTGCGCAAGCTGGAAGAGGGCATCGTTTCCGGCACCATGCTGGCGCTCGCCGGCCTGAGGCGGCTGAAGATGGAGCATGTCGCCACCGACATCATGCCGGTGGACAGCTTTCCGCCCGCCCCGGGGCAGGGCGCGATCAGCATAGAGCATCGCGGGAACGACGCGGAGGTCGTGCGCATGCTGGCACCCATCCATGACGAGGTGACGGGACAGGCGCTTGCCTGTGAGCGTGCTTTTCTCGCGGCACTGGACGGGTCCTGCCGCACGCCGATCGGCGGCCATGCGGTAGTCGAGAACGGCATGCTGCGCTTCAAAGGGCTGATCATCACGCCGGACGGCACGATCTGGCATGAGATCGGCGCCGAAGGCCGGGTGGAGAATGCCGCAGCCATCGGCGCGAAGGCCGGCGCCGACGTGCGCGAGAAGGCCGGAACGCAGTTCTTCGAGGGCTGGTTCTGA
- a CDS encoding heme biosynthesis protein HemY, giving the protein MIRILFYLLIVLALGLGFAWLADRPGDMVVTFGGYRYQVSLMVAAVGVVAVVAATMISWWLIRSIWNSPYAIARHFRVRRRDRGYQALSTGMIAAGAGDGVLARKKGKEAAKLISSDQEPLIHLLEAQTALLEGDHDAARRKFEAMLDDPETRLLGLRGLYLEAGRLGDRNAARHYAGRAAAVAPQLNWATEATIEELAARSQWDGALELVAAQKSTKRIEPAVANRQRAVLLTAKATELMDTDPAAAKTAALEANKLEPDFVPAALVAARALLRNDDVRKASKLLEHVWRAAPHPEVADLYIHARPGDAVLDRLKRARKLQDMKKNNAESALAVARAALDAKDYRSARAEAEAAIRIDPREGAYLLLADIEEAETGDEGKVRQLLAKAVRAPRDPAWVADGVVAETWAPVSPVTGRLDAFEWRAPVEHIGHMIESDEPGKTEKPAPAIAAPVAAERLGEVAEAEIIEAGPAVVVAAEPAARNGQAPAVVPPASQAPAASPPAQPAEAPAPKPSVAVREEPAPAPAQPDSARRAGASKIPPPPDVESASRQDFMPRLPDDPGVDPDDEPEPQATRFKLF; this is encoded by the coding sequence ATGATCCGCATCCTGTTCTATCTCCTCATCGTTCTGGCGCTCGGTCTCGGCTTTGCGTGGCTGGCGGATCGTCCGGGCGACATGGTCGTCACCTTCGGCGGCTATCGCTATCAGGTGAGCCTGATGGTGGCTGCGGTGGGCGTCGTCGCCGTCGTTGCGGCGACGATGATTTCCTGGTGGCTGATCAGGTCGATCTGGAACAGTCCCTACGCCATCGCCCGGCATTTTCGCGTGCGGCGGCGTGATCGCGGTTATCAGGCGCTGTCCACGGGCATGATCGCAGCGGGAGCGGGCGATGGCGTGCTCGCCCGCAAGAAGGGCAAGGAAGCCGCCAAGCTGATCAGCTCCGATCAGGAACCGCTGATCCATCTGCTGGAAGCCCAGACGGCCCTGCTGGAAGGCGATCATGATGCGGCGCGGCGGAAATTCGAGGCGATGCTCGACGATCCCGAGACGCGGCTGCTTGGGCTGCGCGGGCTTTATCTGGAGGCCGGGCGTCTCGGCGACCGCAATGCGGCGCGCCACTATGCCGGCCGTGCGGCGGCCGTGGCTCCGCAGCTCAACTGGGCGACGGAAGCGACCATCGAGGAACTGGCCGCGCGCAGCCAGTGGGACGGCGCGCTGGAACTTGTGGCAGCACAGAAATCGACGAAGCGGATCGAGCCGGCCGTGGCCAACCGCCAGCGTGCGGTGCTGCTGACGGCCAAGGCGACGGAGCTGATGGACACCGATCCGGCGGCGGCAAAGACGGCGGCGCTGGAAGCCAACAAGCTTGAACCCGACTTCGTGCCGGCCGCGCTGGTCGCGGCCAGAGCGCTTCTGCGCAATGACGATGTGCGCAAGGCCTCGAAACTGCTTGAGCATGTGTGGCGGGCCGCACCACATCCCGAGGTCGCCGATCTCTATATCCATGCCCGGCCGGGGGATGCCGTGCTCGACCGGCTGAAGCGGGCGCGCAAGCTTCAGGACATGAAGAAGAACAACGCCGAATCGGCGCTGGCGGTGGCGCGCGCGGCGCTGGACGCAAAGGACTACCGCTCGGCGCGCGCCGAGGCGGAAGCCGCCATTCGCATCGACCCCCGGGAGGGCGCCTACCTGCTGCTTGCCGACATCGAGGAGGCCGAAACCGGTGACGAAGGCAAGGTGCGGCAGTTGCTGGCAAAGGCCGTGCGCGCACCCCGCGATCCTGCATGGGTGGCGGATGGCGTGGTTGCGGAAACCTGGGCGCCTGTCTCGCCCGTCACCGGCAGGCTGGACGCCTTCGAATGGCGTGCGCCGGTCGAGCATATCGGCCACATGATCGAGAGCGATGAGCCCGGCAAGACTGAAAAACCGGCTCCCGCTATTGCCGCGCCCGTCGCTGCGGAACGGCTGGGCGAGGTTGCTGAAGCCGAGATCATCGAGGCTGGACCGGCTGTCGTAGTTGCGGCCGAACCAGCCGCCCGCAACGGGCAGGCTCCGGCCGTGGTGCCGCCCGCAAGTCAGGCCCCGGCTGCGTCACCGCCCGCCCAACCGGCGGAAGCGCCGGCCCCGAAGCCTTCCGTGGCGGTCAGGGAAGAGCCCGCTCCGGCCCCTGCGCAACCCGATTCGGCAAGGCGGGCGGGTGCGAGCAAGATTCCGCCGCCACCGGATGTCGAAAGCGCGTCCCGGCAGGATTTCATGCCGCGCCTTCCCGATGATCCCGGCGTCGATCCCGACGACGAGCCAGAGCCCCAGGCAACAAGGTTCAAGCTGTTTTGA
- a CDS encoding YciI-like protein, translating into MLFALICKDKPGSLQLRLDTRPTHAAYLEGLNAAGKLAFAGPFLDADGKPEGSLVVVEAADKAEAEAIAAADPYALASLFDSVEVRAWNWVFNKPSA; encoded by the coding sequence ATGCTTTTCGCCCTGATCTGCAAGGACAAGCCCGGATCGCTGCAACTGCGCCTAGACACAAGGCCCACCCATGCCGCCTATCTGGAAGGGCTCAACGCAGCCGGAAAGCTCGCCTTCGCCGGGCCCTTCCTCGATGCCGACGGCAAGCCGGAGGGCAGCCTCGTCGTGGTCGAGGCCGCGGACAAGGCTGAGGCCGAAGCCATTGCTGCGGCCGACCCGTATGCACTCGCCAGCCTGTTCGACAGCGTCGAGGTGCGGGCCTGGAACTGGGTCTTCAACAAGCCGTCGGCCTGA
- a CDS encoding TerB family tellurite resistance protein, translating to MFERFLSFLKEIPGGSGRSTGDDDPRVAAAALLYHVMNVDGVRQDAEWERFKAVLGENYGVSGTELDELAKAGEQADREAVDFYAFTSVLKRHLDPDGRKAFIGLMWEIVFADGELHELEDNTVWRVAELLDVERQDRISERRKVAASLPDPAKIPDEE from the coding sequence ATGTTCGAGCGTTTTCTAAGCTTCCTCAAGGAGATTCCGGGCGGGTCCGGTCGCAGCACCGGTGACGACGATCCGCGCGTGGCCGCCGCAGCACTGCTCTACCACGTCATGAATGTCGACGGTGTGCGGCAGGATGCGGAGTGGGAGCGCTTCAAGGCCGTTCTCGGTGAGAATTACGGCGTGTCCGGAACCGAGCTGGACGAACTGGCAAAGGCTGGCGAGCAGGCGGACCGCGAGGCCGTTGATTTCTATGCCTTCACCAGCGTGCTCAAGCGCCATCTCGATCCCGACGGGCGCAAGGCCTTCATCGGGCTGATGTGGGAGATCGTCTTCGCCGATGGCGAGCTGCACGAGCTGGAGGACAATACGGTGTGGCGCGTTGCAGAGCTGCTGGACGTGGAGCGGCAGGACCGTATCAGCGAACGCCGCAAGGTAGCGGCGAGCCTGCCGGACCCTGCTAAAATTCCTGACGAGGAGTAG
- a CDS encoding L,D-transpeptidase family protein, whose protein sequence is MRGRKAATETFPGSLAVLVVRARPGKPMQGLLQAGPLVIPCALGKGGITANKREGDGATPLAAMRILSGYFRNERFAGARRTLLPMAATDAGLGWCDAPGDRNYNRPVRLPCKASHETMQRADHLYDACLVLDWNIAPRRRGRGSAIFFHLARPGYTPTEGCVAISRRDMERLLPHLSRRTVLKVIR, encoded by the coding sequence ATGCGCGGACGCAAGGCCGCGACTGAAACTTTCCCCGGCAGCCTTGCTGTTCTGGTGGTCCGGGCGCGTCCGGGCAAGCCCATGCAGGGGCTTTTGCAGGCCGGACCGCTGGTCATTCCATGCGCGCTGGGCAAAGGCGGAATCACCGCCAACAAGCGTGAAGGCGATGGGGCAACGCCGCTGGCCGCGATGCGCATCCTCTCCGGCTACTTCCGCAATGAGCGCTTTGCCGGCGCCCGCCGCACGCTTTTGCCCATGGCGGCGACGGATGCGGGGCTCGGCTGGTGCGACGCGCCGGGCGACCGCAATTACAACCGGCCGGTGCGGCTGCCCTGCAAGGCAAGCCACGAGACCATGCAGCGTGCGGATCATCTCTATGACGCCTGTCTCGTACTCGACTGGAACATCGCGCCGCGCAGGCGCGGGCGTGGCAGCGCCATCTTCTTTCATCTGGCAAGACCGGGCTACACGCCGACCGAAGGCTGCGTGGCCATCAGCCGCCGCGACATGGAGCGGCTGCTGCCGCATCTTTCCCGGCGAACGGTGCTGAAGGTGATCAGATAG
- a CDS encoding response regulator transcription factor, giving the protein MTSRTLLIVDDDEDLRETLVEQLSLYEEFDVLQEASAARGMAAVRNGLIDLLVMDIGLPDMDGREAVKMLRKGGFKAPIIMLTGHDTDSDTILGLEAGANDYVTKPFRFAVLLARIRAQLRQHEQSEDATFTVGPYTFKPSQKLLIDQRGGKIRLTEKEAAIIKYLYRAEQKVVTRDVLLEEVWGYNSGVTTHTLETHVYRLRQKIERDPSNAEILVTESGGYKLVP; this is encoded by the coding sequence ATGACCTCACGGACCCTGTTGATTGTCGATGATGACGAGGACCTGCGCGAAACGCTGGTGGAGCAATTGTCGCTCTACGAGGAATTCGACGTTCTGCAGGAAGCCAGCGCCGCGCGCGGCATGGCCGCTGTGCGCAACGGACTGATCGATTTGCTCGTCATGGACATCGGCCTGCCCGACATGGACGGCCGTGAGGCGGTGAAGATGCTGCGCAAGGGCGGCTTCAAGGCCCCCATCATCATGCTGACCGGACATGATACCGATTCCGACACCATTCTGGGGCTGGAAGCAGGCGCCAACGACTATGTGACCAAGCCGTTCCGCTTCGCGGTGCTGCTGGCCCGCATCCGTGCACAGCTGCGCCAGCACGAGCAGAGCGAGGATGCCACCTTCACCGTCGGTCCCTACACCTTCAAGCCCAGCCAGAAGCTGCTGATCGACCAGCGCGGCGGCAAGATCAGGCTCACCGAAAAGGAAGCCGCGATCATCAAATATCTCTACCGGGCAGAGCAGAAAGTCGTCACCCGCGACGTGCTTCTGGAGGAGGTGTGGGGCTACAATTCAGGCGTCACCACCCATACGCTGGAGACCCATGTTTATCGCTTGCGCCAGAAAATCGAACGCGATCCCTCCAATGCGGAGATTCTCGTAACGGAAAGTGGAGGCTACAAGCTGGTTCCTTAA
- a CDS encoding EVE domain-containing protein: MNHWLFKSEPFKFSFDDLKKKGEKGEEWDGVRNYAARNNMRAMRIGDLGFFYHSNEGLNVVGIVEVCALAHPDSTIDDPRWECVDIRYVRDMPQPVSLADVKANPHLSEMALVRLGRLSVQPVTRAEWEEVCRMGGLVPAPMRPAP, translated from the coding sequence ATGAACCACTGGCTGTTCAAATCCGAGCCGTTCAAGTTCTCCTTCGACGACCTGAAGAAGAAAGGCGAGAAGGGCGAGGAATGGGATGGCGTGCGCAACTATGCCGCGCGCAACAACATGCGCGCCATGCGGATCGGCGACCTCGGCTTCTTCTACCACTCCAATGAGGGGCTGAACGTCGTCGGCATCGTGGAAGTCTGCGCGCTGGCCCATCCTGACAGCACCATCGACGATCCGCGCTGGGAATGCGTTGACATCCGCTATGTGCGCGACATGCCGCAACCCGTGAGCCTTGCCGATGTGAAGGCCAATCCGCATCTGTCGGAAATGGCGCTGGTGCGCCTTGGCCGCCTTTCGGTGCAGCCGGTGACGCGGGCGGAATGGGAAGAGGTCTGCCGCATGGGCGGCCTCGTGCCCGCTCCCATGAGGCCCGCTCCATGA
- a CDS encoding class I SAM-dependent methyltransferase, with the protein MGRGLPHGRPRARSHEARSMKLTARTAETFIRANTGLIRPPHVPEIALHLADEAHDLWQRTEEELAEIGLPPPFWAFAWAGGQGLARHILDHPEIVRDKSVLDFASGSGLVAIAAAKAGATSVMACDIDPFCETAINLNAAANGVSIAFDGSDLVGTDGDWDVILAGDVFYEKPFAERLVPWFAALRARGADILVGDPGRSYLPKSGLEKLAVYEVPVTRALEDAEVKRTTVWRFGGTAI; encoded by the coding sequence ATGGGAAGAGGTCTGCCGCATGGGCGGCCTCGTGCCCGCTCCCATGAGGCCCGCTCCATGAAGCTAACGGCGCGGACGGCAGAGACGTTCATCCGCGCCAATACGGGCCTGATCAGGCCGCCGCATGTGCCGGAAATCGCGCTCCATCTGGCCGACGAAGCGCATGATCTGTGGCAGCGCACCGAGGAGGAGCTGGCCGAGATCGGCCTTCCACCACCCTTCTGGGCCTTCGCATGGGCGGGCGGACAGGGGCTTGCCCGCCACATCCTCGATCATCCCGAAATCGTGCGCGACAAAAGCGTGCTGGATTTCGCCTCAGGTTCCGGCCTTGTCGCCATTGCGGCCGCAAAAGCCGGCGCGACCAGTGTGATGGCTTGCGACATCGATCCATTCTGCGAAACCGCCATCAACCTCAATGCTGCAGCTAACGGCGTTTCCATCGCCTTTGACGGTTCCGACCTCGTCGGCACCGATGGCGACTGGGACGTGATTCTGGCCGGTGACGTGTTCTACGAAAAGCCCTTTGCCGAGCGGCTGGTGCCATGGTTTGCAGCCCTGAGGGCACGGGGAGCCGACATACTGGTCGGCGATCCCGGTCGCTCCTACCTGCCGAAATCCGGGCTCGAAAAGCTCGCCGTCTATGAAGTGCCGGTCACGCGCGCGCTGGAGGATGCCGAGGTCAAGCGCACCACCGTGTGGCGGTTTGGCGGCACCGCTATCTGA